A genomic stretch from Sulfurihydrogenibium azorense Az-Fu1 includes:
- the trpA gene encoding tryptophan synthase subunit alpha → MAGYPSVEDSIKTAFTLIENGADILEVGFPFSDPVADGVTIQVAHEKAVKDGITPEKVFQITKTIKEKYPNVPLIGMTYYNPIFRFGEENFCNRAKESGIDGFIVPDLPPEEGGNLKKVANRKGLSLIFLLAPTSNEERIKLVSKMSDDFIYYVSLTGITGERDTLPWDELKEKITLIRKITDKKIAVGFGVSKGEHAKIISQIADGVIVGSSVVKLQGKRDFEGLKNLVKELKSNIEA, encoded by the coding sequence ATGGCAGGATACCCATCTGTAGAAGACAGTATTAAAACAGCATTTACTTTAATAGAAAATGGAGCTGATATACTTGAAGTAGGATTTCCATTCTCTGACCCTGTTGCAGATGGCGTAACAATTCAAGTAGCCCATGAAAAAGCCGTAAAAGACGGTATCACACCTGAAAAAGTATTTCAAATCACTAAAACCATTAAAGAAAAGTACCCAAACGTACCTTTAATAGGAATGACTTACTACAACCCAATATTTAGATTTGGAGAAGAAAACTTTTGCAATAGAGCAAAAGAAAGTGGAATAGATGGTTTTATAGTTCCAGACCTGCCACCAGAAGAAGGAGGAAATTTAAAAAAAGTAGCAAACCGTAAAGGATTATCTTTAATATTCTTACTTGCACCTACTTCTAACGAAGAAAGGATAAAACTTGTGTCAAAAATGAGTGATGATTTTATATACTATGTTTCATTAACAGGAATAACAGGAGAAAGGGATACTCTTCCTTGGGACGAACTTAAAGAAAAAATAACTTTAATAAGAAAAATAACAGATAAAAAAATTGCTGTTGGTTTTGGAGTCTCTAAGGGAGAACATGCAAAGATTATATCTCAGATAGCAGATGGAGTTATAGTTGGTAGTAGTGTCGTAAAACTTCAAGGTAAAAGAGATTTTGAAGGACTTAAAAATTTGGTAAAAGAGTTAAAGTCAAACATAGAGGCGTAG
- a CDS encoding restriction endonuclease, protein MSLIDIAIVSVMLFIVSLYAYVRYREEKHKEEKMLIPTLQNYKQKFIEEKQQFLEKSQNLKQQLDDLRQQLQDLKKNLSLYPWTQSQVDYLKTMKGSEFEYFLTQSFEMLGFTVIDPPIYKDHNIDVILKYQDDTKTEYFAVDFIDYTQIKKLDDKYIENLLKGKDKYSCHKVLIITNGQLLETQKKLLIDKDVNFFETDQIVSFMPSINFFFRYDELRSKYHACEILHKETFDEVIRREHWLNEVEEKLLQAMEKTKA, encoded by the coding sequence ATGTCTCTAATTGATATAGCTATTGTATCAGTAATGCTATTCATAGTATCACTTTACGCATACGTAAGGTATAGAGAAGAAAAGCATAAAGAAGAAAAAATGTTAATACCTACTTTACAAAATTACAAACAAAAGTTTATAGAAGAAAAACAGCAATTTTTGGAAAAAAGCCAAAACTTAAAACAACAACTTGATGATTTAAGACAGCAGCTCCAAGACCTAAAAAAGAACCTATCTCTCTACCCTTGGACCCAGTCTCAGGTAGATTACTTAAAAACTATGAAAGGATCAGAATTTGAGTACTTTCTAACCCAAAGTTTTGAGATGCTCGGTTTTACAGTTATAGACCCTCCAATTTACAAAGACCATAACATAGATGTAATACTAAAGTACCAAGATGATACTAAAACAGAGTACTTTGCAGTAGATTTTATAGATTACACTCAAATAAAAAAGTTAGATGATAAATACATTGAAAACCTTTTAAAAGGAAAAGATAAGTACAGCTGCCATAAAGTACTCATAATAACTAACGGACAGCTTTTAGAAACTCAAAAAAAACTTCTTATAGATAAGGATGTAAACTTTTTTGAGACTGACCAGATAGTGAGTTTTATGCCATCTATAAACTTCTTTTTCAGGTACGACGAACTTAGGTCAAAGTATCACGCCTGTGAGATACTTCACAAAGAAACGTTTGATGAAGTGATAAGAAGAGAACACTGGCTAAATGAAGTAGAAGAAAAACTCTTACAAGCTATGGAAAAAACAAAGGCTTAA
- a CDS encoding STAS-like domain-containing protein, protein MVVIKVKEIFNQDMLGSRENGLILRQKVEEELSRSSIVVIDFEGIDLTTQGFVDEFIGVLIREKGLDFVREHIKIKNASDFVKLIIQLVISYSKKAA, encoded by the coding sequence ATGGTAGTTATAAAAGTAAAAGAAATTTTTAATCAGGATATGTTAGGTTCAAGAGAAAATGGCTTAATACTAAGGCAAAAAGTTGAAGAAGAGTTATCAAGAAGCAGTATAGTCGTTATAGATTTTGAAGGGATTGATTTAACTACACAAGGTTTCGTAGATGAATTTATAGGTGTTCTTATTAGGGAAAAAGGTCTTGATTTTGTTAGAGAACATATAAAAATTAAAAATGCATCAGATTTTGTGAAGTTAATAATCCAACTCGTTATATCCTACAGTAAAAAAGCAGCTTAG
- a CDS encoding ATP-binding protein, producing the protein MEFKFDNIDQELYNLIKLKDNVINISNYQFIEPVGMAILKALVLSENVNVENYGNTKSYMDTLFNKEYDSSKSYIPIENVRYGSIDKSTKHVTNLLLKHKDFQNLSAEDRKDLYDYLYYMISELLNNALNHSLSHIGAIVAGQYFPNLKKIQLCVVDKGVGFLHNIKRKYNVSSESEAILKAIEKGVSCPPPKLYSSSVNNAGYGLFVLTEIIKHTRGRLKIISNDGIVYIDENNEIHLKDNISSDWKGSIVVFELYEKNINFSKDEFFRIYIYQDNEDTEDIFI; encoded by the coding sequence ATGGAGTTTAAATTTGATAACATAGACCAAGAATTATACAATCTGATAAAACTTAAGGATAATGTTATAAATATCTCTAATTATCAGTTTATAGAACCTGTGGGTATGGCTATTCTAAAAGCCTTAGTTTTGAGTGAAAATGTAAACGTTGAAAATTATGGAAATACAAAAAGTTATATGGATACTTTATTCAATAAAGAATACGACTCTTCTAAAAGTTATATTCCAATAGAAAACGTAAGATATGGGAGCATAGATAAGAGTACAAAACATGTTACGAATTTACTATTAAAACATAAAGATTTTCAAAATTTATCAGCAGAAGATAGAAAGGACTTATATGACTATCTATATTACATGATATCAGAATTACTTAACAATGCTTTAAATCATTCCTTAAGCCATATAGGAGCTATTGTTGCAGGTCAGTATTTCCCAAATCTAAAGAAAATACAGTTATGTGTAGTAGATAAAGGAGTTGGATTTTTACATAACATTAAAAGAAAGTATAATGTTAGTTCTGAAAGTGAGGCTATATTAAAAGCTATTGAAAAAGGGGTATCTTGTCCTCCTCCTAAACTATATTCAAGCTCGGTTAATAATGCTGGTTATGGTCTTTTCGTTCTTACAGAAATAATAAAGCATACAAGAGGAAGATTAAAGATAATCTCTAATGATGGGATTGTTTATATTGATGAAAATAATGAAATACACTTAAAAGATAATATTTCCAGTGATTGGAAAGGAAGTATAGTTGTATTTGAACTATATGAGAAAAATATAAATTTTTCAAAAGACGAGTTCTTTAGGATATATATATATCAAGATAATGAAGATACGGAAGATATATTTATCTAA
- a CDS encoding bifunctional ADP-dependent NAD(P)H-hydrate dehydratase/NAD(P)H-hydrate epimerase encodes MKILTSKEISQVDKSTIEKTGIPSLVLMENAGRSCVDIILKDYPFVKNVSVVAGKGNNGGDGIVIARYLQKLGKNVKLFILAQNEEKLSPDNKSNLNIFKKFSNHFYFITQSDLGFLEENLVTTDLIVDAIFGTGFKPPVEGYLKDVIQIINSTGKPVVSVDIPSGINADSPFCDVSVKANLTITFGYLKPCHILYPAAENCGKVYVADISLDDSYAPSYRQLITPYNVLLPKREKTGNKYTFGHVALIGGSVGKSGAVIMASKAATVSGSGLTTAIVPQDINPVLETNLIEEMSIPVSSQNGTFSKESKEEILDILNKGKFSSVVVGMGMSVNENTIELIKGLLAIEKPLVIDADGLNNLSRIENFKQLLKQRTFPTVLTPHTGEFSRLTGLDTKTILQNFESIGLDFSKETGSYVILKFSRMVIFTPEGKIYYCNKGNPGMATAGTGDVLAGIVGALVNRLPVEEALKLSVLLHSTAGDLAAAEKGEESLKATDLIENIPHAYKEIELQKKVKRDSLIRKVD; translated from the coding sequence ATGAAAATCCTTACAAGTAAAGAAATATCACAGGTAGATAAAAGCACAATAGAAAAAACCGGCATTCCTTCCTTGGTACTTATGGAGAATGCCGGTAGGTCTTGTGTAGATATTATCTTAAAAGACTACCCCTTTGTTAAAAATGTATCGGTAGTTGCTGGAAAAGGAAATAACGGTGGAGATGGTATAGTTATTGCAAGGTATTTGCAAAAACTTGGGAAAAATGTAAAACTTTTTATTCTTGCCCAAAACGAAGAAAAGTTATCTCCTGACAATAAAAGTAATCTTAACATCTTTAAAAAATTTTCAAACCACTTTTACTTTATAACCCAGTCTGATTTAGGCTTTTTAGAAGAAAACTTAGTAACTACTGACTTAATTGTGGATGCAATATTTGGAACTGGATTTAAACCTCCAGTTGAAGGATACCTAAAAGATGTTATCCAGATAATAAACTCAACTGGAAAACCTGTCGTATCGGTAGATATACCATCTGGGATAAATGCAGACAGTCCTTTTTGTGATGTATCAGTAAAAGCAAATCTAACTATTACATTTGGATATCTAAAACCTTGTCATATACTTTATCCTGCAGCTGAAAACTGTGGAAAAGTCTATGTAGCCGATATAAGCCTTGATGATAGCTACGCTCCATCTTACAGACAACTCATAACCCCTTACAACGTCTTACTACCAAAAAGAGAAAAAACTGGGAATAAGTACACATTTGGACATGTTGCCCTAATAGGTGGAAGTGTAGGAAAGTCTGGAGCTGTTATTATGGCAAGTAAAGCTGCAACTGTATCAGGAAGTGGACTTACAACGGCGATTGTTCCACAGGATATAAACCCAGTATTAGAAACAAACCTGATAGAAGAAATGAGTATTCCTGTTAGTAGTCAAAATGGAACATTTTCAAAAGAATCAAAAGAAGAGATACTTGACATATTAAATAAAGGGAAGTTTTCTTCAGTAGTAGTTGGAATGGGAATGTCAGTTAATGAAAACACTATAGAACTAATAAAAGGATTACTGGCAATTGAAAAGCCTTTAGTGATAGATGCAGATGGTTTAAACAACCTTTCAAGAATTGAAAATTTTAAACAGCTATTAAAACAAAGAACATTTCCTACAGTGTTAACACCCCATACTGGTGAATTTTCAAGGTTAACAGGTTTAGATACTAAAACAATACTTCAAAACTTTGAAAGTATAGGACTAGATTTTTCAAAAGAAACAGGTAGCTACGTTATATTAAAGTTTTCCAGAATGGTTATTTTCACTCCTGAAGGAAAAATTTATTACTGTAATAAAGGAAATCCCGGAATGGCAACAGCCGGAACAGGTGATGTTTTGGCAGGAATAGTAGGAGCTCTTGTAAACAGGCTACCAGTAGAAGAGGCCTTAAAACTTTCTGTATTACTTCACTCAACAGCAGGAGACTTAGCAGCTGCAGAAAAAGGAGAAGAATCACTAAAAGCAACAGACTTAATAGAAAATATCCCCCACGCTTACAAAGAGATAGAACTCCAAAAGAAAGTAAAGAGAGACAGTTTGATAAGAAAGGTTGATTAA
- the bioF gene encoding 8-amino-7-oxononanoate synthase — protein MEFKDFLKKSLEDIKSKNLYRQRIVLSKDTVNFSSNDYLGLRDNQKTKEKLLKNIDNLDLGSGASVLVSGYHPVQQELEDFIANFKQTESCVVVGSGYMANVGLLQAITNEDDVIFSDELNHASIIDGIRLSKAKKVIYRHLDLEDLEDKIKAVNVKGKKFIITDGVFSMEGDIAPLDKIVEIADKYDAVLIVDDAHGTGITGEGRGTLNHFGITPKDNIIQVGTLSKAVGSYGAFICGSKLLVDFLVNKMRSIIFTTGLSPIQNFISLENFKLLSKEDYRRVDVLEKAKYLYNGLKSVGIEINFHNTPILSYVVGSEEKALKIRDKLLENNIFIQAIRPPTVPKGTSRLRITVSHKNSYKEIDRLLEIISNI, from the coding sequence ATGGAATTTAAGGATTTTCTTAAAAAAAGTTTAGAGGATATTAAATCAAAAAATCTTTACCGTCAAAGAATTGTTTTATCAAAAGATACAGTAAACTTCTCTTCAAACGATTATTTAGGTTTAAGGGATAATCAAAAAACAAAAGAAAAGTTATTAAAGAATATAGACAATTTAGACCTTGGAAGTGGAGCTTCTGTTTTAGTGTCTGGTTATCATCCTGTCCAGCAAGAATTAGAAGATTTTATAGCAAACTTTAAACAGACAGAAAGTTGTGTAGTAGTAGGAAGCGGTTATATGGCAAACGTAGGACTACTACAGGCAATTACAAACGAAGATGATGTAATATTTAGCGATGAGTTAAACCATGCTTCCATTATAGATGGGATTAGATTATCAAAAGCAAAAAAGGTGATTTACAGACATTTAGATTTAGAAGACTTAGAAGACAAGATAAAAGCTGTAAATGTGAAAGGTAAAAAGTTTATCATTACAGATGGTGTTTTTAGTATGGAGGGAGATATAGCACCCCTTGATAAGATTGTAGAGATAGCTGATAAATACGATGCTGTTTTAATCGTAGACGATGCACACGGAACAGGAATAACAGGAGAAGGTAGGGGAACACTTAATCATTTTGGTATTACTCCTAAAGATAACATAATTCAGGTAGGAACCCTTTCAAAGGCAGTAGGGAGCTACGGTGCATTTATCTGTGGAAGTAAATTACTTGTTGATTTTTTAGTTAACAAAATGAGGTCTATAATCTTCACAACTGGCTTATCTCCAATTCAAAACTTTATATCCCTTGAAAACTTTAAACTGTTATCAAAAGAAGACTACAGAAGAGTAGATGTTTTAGAGAAAGCTAAGTACCTATACAATGGCTTAAAAAGTGTTGGTATAGAGATTAACTTTCATAACACACCTATTTTATCTTATGTAGTAGGCAGTGAAGAAAAGGCTTTAAAGATAAGAGATAAGCTGTTAGAAAATAACATATTTATTCAAGCCATCAGACCACCTACAGTTCCTAAAGGTACTTCAAGACTTAGAATAACTGTAAGTCATAAAAACAGTTATAAAGAGATTGACAGACTTTTAGAAATTATTTCTAATATTTAA
- a CDS encoding DEAD/DEAH box helicase: protein MEIVYKKVLEPKEAVYRDYKFDCKKLNEFLKNNSIKLYSHQVEGIKAVLEGKDVVITTPTASGKSMIYTLSILDQVCKNPSTKALLIFPLVALARDQESKIRSFIQRSGIKTSVANYSGSTDKDERYRIKSSPPNFLITTPDMLSKGILPFHYTWEKFFEDLKFVVIDELHSYKGVLGSHVSNVIKRLNRIVKHYTGELPIYICNSATIKNPVDFAKKFVNKEVIEINKSGAPSPKKIINISKPTSNEKLMHLLKEHLINDISTIVFIDSRKDVELFYKNMKIFLEKEGHEELVSKISPYRSGYNSKERQEIENKMATGKLKVLISTSALEMGIDIGNIDSVIVKGFPGTLASLWQRFGRSGRREKESINYYIAKNDALDQYYVKNPKELFNRSVEEPVINPDNKYILKKHILVAAKEIPLELKDLTDKEKEVVRDLLEERKLIFKNGKFYVNKSVNTDFNIRSTGESYDIVEVNQNKKIGDINQEYAFYEMYQDAVYLHGGSTYKVLQKDDTEKVIYVEEQYLNYYTTPILQTEIDILNIEKGRTFKDIKIYYGELNVKSSIVGYTKVDIEENKRIKDILFEEYIERNFITKGMWFTVEDYYENLVIERTKKEKESFILNRLKKILDEVSYKLIEGVVKESKEPIKTLKEALSLEFLKSKKGVKKEDLHVIEDLENTLKGGRDIFIGSLHGIEHGMIGIYSIFAMNDRWDIGGMSTNFHNQTEKATIFIYDGFEGGIGYGEVGFERLEDILKATYKNIKNCKCISGCPSCILSPKCGNANEYLDKIGSTVLLELILA, encoded by the coding sequence ATGGAAATAGTTTATAAAAAGGTTTTAGAGCCAAAAGAAGCTGTATATAGAGATTATAAGTTTGATTGTAAGAAGTTAAACGAGTTTTTAAAAAATAACTCTATAAAACTTTACAGCCATCAAGTTGAAGGTATAAAGGCAGTTTTAGAAGGAAAGGATGTAGTTATAACTACTCCTACAGCTTCAGGAAAATCTATGATATACACTTTATCTATATTAGACCAAGTATGTAAAAATCCAAGTACAAAAGCTCTGCTTATTTTTCCTTTAGTTGCACTGGCAAGAGACCAAGAGAGTAAGATAAGAAGTTTTATACAAAGGTCTGGAATAAAGACTTCTGTAGCAAACTACTCAGGCTCTACAGATAAAGATGAAAGATACAGAATAAAAAGTAGTCCTCCAAACTTCCTAATAACAACACCAGACATGTTAAGTAAAGGGATACTTCCTTTTCATTACACATGGGAAAAGTTTTTTGAAGATTTAAAGTTTGTTGTCATAGATGAGCTTCACTCTTACAAAGGTGTTTTAGGGTCTCATGTTAGCAACGTTATAAAAAGGTTAAACAGAATTGTAAAGCACTACACAGGGGAATTACCTATATATATATGCAACTCTGCTACTATAAAAAACCCTGTAGATTTTGCTAAAAAGTTTGTAAACAAAGAGGTGATAGAGATAAACAAGTCTGGAGCTCCATCACCTAAAAAAATTATAAACATCTCAAAACCAACCTCTAACGAAAAGTTGATGCACCTTTTAAAAGAACATCTAATTAACGATATATCTACTATCGTTTTTATAGACAGTAGAAAAGATGTGGAACTTTTTTACAAAAACATGAAAATATTCTTAGAAAAAGAAGGACATGAAGAATTAGTATCTAAAATAAGTCCCTATAGGTCTGGATATAACTCAAAAGAAAGGCAAGAAATTGAAAATAAAATGGCTACAGGAAAGTTAAAAGTTTTAATATCTACAAGTGCATTAGAGATGGGAATAGATATAGGTAATATAGACAGTGTAATCGTAAAGGGATTTCCCGGAACGTTAGCTTCTCTCTGGCAAAGGTTTGGAAGGTCAGGAAGAAGGGAAAAAGAGTCTATAAACTACTACATTGCAAAAAACGATGCCTTGGACCAGTATTACGTAAAAAACCCAAAGGAACTGTTTAACAGGTCTGTAGAAGAACCAGTTATAAACCCTGATAACAAGTATATCTTAAAAAAACATATCCTTGTTGCAGCAAAGGAAATTCCATTAGAGTTAAAAGATTTAACAGATAAAGAAAAAGAAGTTGTTAGAGATCTCTTAGAAGAGAGAAAATTAATCTTTAAAAACGGTAAATTTTACGTAAATAAATCTGTAAATACAGATTTTAACATTCGCTCAACGGGAGAGTCTTACGATATTGTTGAAGTTAATCAAAACAAAAAGATAGGAGATATAAATCAAGAGTATGCATTTTACGAGATGTATCAAGATGCAGTTTACCTACACGGAGGGTCAACCTACAAAGTTTTACAGAAAGATGATACAGAAAAAGTTATTTATGTAGAAGAGCAGTATTTAAACTACTACACAACACCTATATTACAGACAGAGATAGACATTCTCAATATAGAAAAAGGAAGAACTTTCAAAGATATTAAAATCTACTATGGAGAGCTGAATGTAAAGTCAAGTATAGTAGGCTACACAAAAGTAGATATTGAAGAAAATAAAAGAATAAAAGATATACTGTTTGAAGAGTATATAGAGAGAAATTTTATAACAAAAGGGATGTGGTTTACAGTAGAAGATTACTATGAGAATCTAGTAATTGAAAGGACTAAAAAAGAGAAAGAAAGTTTCATTTTAAACAGATTAAAAAAGATATTAGATGAAGTTTCTTATAAACTAATTGAGGGAGTTGTAAAAGAGTCTAAAGAACCAATAAAAACTTTAAAAGAAGCTCTCTCTTTAGAATTTTTAAAAAGTAAAAAAGGAGTAAAAAAAGAAGATTTACATGTTATAGAAGACCTTGAAAATACTTTAAAGGGTGGAAGGGATATTTTTATTGGAAGTCTACACGGAATAGAGCATGGAATGATAGGTATATACTCTATATTTGCTATGAATGACAGATGGGATATAGGTGGTATGTCAACTAACTTTCATAACCAAACAGAAAAAGCAACTATATTCATTTACGATGGTTTTGAAGGAGGAATTGGATACGGAGAGGTTGGGTTTGAAAGACTAGAGGATATACTCAAAGCTACTTATAAAAATATAAAAAATTGTAAATGTATATCCGGATGTCCTTCTTGTATATTATCACCAAAATGTGGAAATGCAAATGAATACTTAGATAAGATAGGCTCCACTGTCTTGTTAGAACTAATACTAGCTTGA
- the hisH gene encoding imidazole glycerol phosphate synthase subunit HisH — protein MIALVDYGMGNLRSVEKALEKVGFNVLRTSNPEDLDKADAIVVPGVGAFGDAIHNLERLGLKNKVIHLINQGKPYLGICLGLQILFEYGYEFGQHEGLGILKGSVVRFDEKLPIKIPHMGWNQIHKKKNSKMFEGIKEGEFFYFVHSYYANPEDKSIVATTTDYAIDFCSSVEVDNIWAVQFHPEKSQTAGLKLLDNFRKFVYGI, from the coding sequence ATGATAGCACTTGTTGACTACGGTATGGGAAATTTAAGGAGTGTTGAAAAAGCCTTAGAAAAAGTTGGTTTTAATGTACTTAGAACATCTAATCCAGAAGATTTAGATAAAGCTGACGCTATTGTAGTTCCGGGTGTTGGAGCTTTTGGAGATGCTATCCATAACCTTGAGAGATTGGGGTTAAAAAACAAAGTAATTCATCTGATAAATCAAGGAAAACCTTACCTTGGCATATGTTTAGGACTACAGATTCTGTTTGAGTACGGATACGAATTTGGACAGCATGAAGGACTTGGCATTTTAAAAGGTAGTGTTGTAAGATTTGATGAAAAACTCCCTATAAAGATTCCCCATATGGGATGGAACCAAATTCACAAGAAAAAAAACTCTAAAATGTTTGAAGGGATAAAAGAAGGTGAATTTTTCTACTTTGTTCACTCTTACTATGCAAACCCCGAGGATAAAAGTATTGTTGCCACTACAACAGATTACGCAATTGATTTTTGTTCTTCTGTCGAAGTAGATAACATATGGGCAGTTCAGTTTCATCCTGAAAAAAGTCAAACAGCTGGCTTAAAACTTTTAGATAACTTTAGAAAGTTTGTTTATGGAATTTAA
- a CDS encoding O-acetyl-ADP-ribose deacetylase, whose protein sequence is MKVKIGSTTLSLVVGDITEADTQAIVNAANSSLMGGLGVDGAIHSKGGPSILEECKEIRKTLYPDGLPTGEAIITSGGNLKAKYVIHTVGPICSGVMTEKEKKLLSNAYRNSLSIAKKYNIKSISFPSISTGAYRCNKKEASKVALNTVINFIKENPDWFEEIRFVLFTEDIYQIYKQSLEEILNVSN, encoded by the coding sequence GTGAAAGTTAAGATAGGTAGTACAACCTTAAGCTTAGTAGTAGGAGATATTACAGAGGCAGATACACAAGCTATTGTTAATGCTGCAAACTCTTCCTTAATGGGTGGCTTAGGAGTAGATGGAGCAATACACTCAAAAGGTGGTCCATCTATTTTAGAAGAGTGTAAAGAGATAAGAAAAACTTTATATCCCGATGGGCTTCCCACTGGGGAAGCTATTATAACCTCTGGCGGCAATCTAAAGGCAAAGTACGTAATCCATACTGTAGGACCGATATGTAGTGGTGTTATGACAGAAAAAGAAAAAAAACTACTATCAAATGCGTATAGAAACAGTTTGTCCATTGCAAAGAAGTATAACATTAAATCAATTTCCTTTCCATCTATAAGTACAGGTGCTTATAGATGCAATAAAAAAGAAGCTTCAAAAGTTGCTTTAAACACAGTAATAAATTTTATAAAAGAAAATCCAGACTGGTTTGAAGAAATACGTTTTGTTTTATTCACAGAAGATATTTACCAGATATACAAACAATCTCTTGAGGAAATTTTAAATGTCTCTAATTGA
- a CDS encoding bifunctional nuclease family protein, with protein sequence MIEVVVKSIAIDSITGSPILLLADVNNPEDIYPIWIGVAEAEGIVVNQSGFVPPRPLTYDLFKNTIESLGGTVKYVSIVNMVNNAYIAELVIDQNGKEIVIDARPSDAINLALRFNAPIYLNEEVVKKVNVSQFTQQQKKDEEKEEDEIKTVEELAQQTEVNNLNLPDTKEVGIKEEDLEKFREMLDNIKPEDFLIK encoded by the coding sequence ATGATAGAGGTAGTAGTAAAATCAATAGCTATAGATTCTATAACAGGAAGTCCTATACTTCTTTTAGCTGATGTTAATAACCCTGAAGATATATACCCTATATGGATAGGTGTTGCAGAGGCAGAAGGAATAGTGGTTAATCAAAGCGGATTTGTCCCACCAAGACCATTAACCTACGACCTATTTAAAAATACAATAGAGTCTTTAGGTGGAACAGTAAAGTATGTATCTATAGTAAATATGGTAAACAATGCCTACATAGCAGAGTTAGTAATAGACCAAAATGGTAAAGAGATAGTTATAGATGCAAGACCAAGTGATGCTATTAATTTGGCATTAAGATTTAACGCACCAATATACCTTAACGAAGAAGTAGTTAAAAAAGTAAACGTTTCCCAATTTACACAACAGCAAAAAAAGGATGAAGAAAAAGAGGAAGACGAAATAAAGACAGTAGAAGAGTTAGCTCAGCAAACAGAAGTAAATAATTTAAATCTCCCAGATACAAAAGAAGTAGGTATAAAAGAAGAAGATTTAGAAAAATTTAGAGAGATGCTTGATAACATAAAACCAGAGGACTTTTTGATAAAATAA
- the yihA gene encoding ribosome biogenesis GTP-binding protein YihA/YsxC, with amino-acid sequence MSIKSVEFIKSAVKPEDYPPPDKPEVAVVGRSNVGKSSLINAIFKRSVAKVSSTPGKTRLINFFTLNNDIYFVDLPGYGFASVSQKERLSWQKMIENYLLNRENLKLIIMLVDTRYPPTNLDILMKQWLDTFEKQYFVVGTKIDKLNQSEKAKAKKVIKETLDLDDNTPIFLVSAKEGTGIDNLVSEIFKAVKE; translated from the coding sequence ATGAGTATTAAAAGTGTAGAGTTTATAAAAAGTGCAGTAAAGCCTGAAGATTATCCACCTCCTGATAAACCGGAGGTGGCAGTAGTCGGAAGGTCAAACGTTGGAAAATCATCTTTAATCAACGCAATCTTTAAAAGGTCTGTTGCAAAGGTAAGTTCAACCCCCGGAAAAACAAGACTTATAAACTTTTTTACTTTAAATAACGATATTTACTTTGTTGACCTACCAGGGTACGGTTTTGCTTCTGTGTCTCAGAAAGAGAGACTAAGCTGGCAAAAGATGATTGAAAACTACCTGTTAAACAGAGAAAACTTAAAACTCATTATAATGCTTGTAGATACACGGTATCCACCTACAAATTTAGACATACTTATGAAACAGTGGCTTGATACTTTTGAAAAACAATACTTTGTTGTAGGGACTAAAATAGATAAATTAAATCAAAGTGAAAAGGCAAAGGCAAAGAAAGTTATAAAAGAAACGTTAGATTTAGATGATAACACACCAATATTCTTAGTATCAGCAAAAGAAGGAACGGGAATAGACAACCTTGTATCAGAAATCTTTAAAGCTGTTAAGGAGTAA